A part of Numenius arquata chromosome 2, bNumArq3.hap1.1, whole genome shotgun sequence genomic DNA contains:
- the GGPS1 gene encoding geranylgeranyl pyrophosphate synthase, whose amino-acid sequence MDGMDETSKRILEPYQYLLQLPGKQVRTKLSQAFNHWLNVPEDKIQVIIEVTEMLHNASLLVDDIEDNSKLRRGFPVAHSIYGIPSVINCANYVYFLGLEKVLTLDHPDAVKVFTRQLLELHKGQGLDIYWRDTYTCPTEAEYKAMVLQKTGGLFGLAVGLMQLFSNYKKDLKPLLNTLGLFFQIRDDYANLHSKEYSENKSFCEDLTEGKFSFPTIHAIWSRPESTQVQNILRQRTENIDIKKYCVHYLENVGSFEYTRNTLKELESEAYKQIESLGGNPELVALVGQLSKMFKETEN is encoded by the exons atggatGGGATGGATGAAACGTCTAAAAGAATCCTAGAGCCATACCAGTATTTACTTCAACTACCAG gtAAGCAAGTGAGAACCAAACTGTCACAGGCCTTTAATCACTGGCTGAATGTTCCAGAAGACAAAATACAG GTTATCATTGAAGTGACAGAGATGTTGCACAATGCAAGCCTGCTTGTGGATGATATTGAAGATAACTCAAAGCTACGACGGGGCTTTCCAGTGGCACACAGTATCTATGGAATTCCATCTGTAATCAACTGTGCTAATTATGTGTATTTCCTTGGTTTAGAAAAGGTTTTAACCCTTGATCACCCAGATGCTGTTAAAGTTTTTACCCGTCAACTCCTGGAACTCCATAAAGGTCAAGGCTTGGATATTTACTGGAGggatacttacacttgtcctacGGAAGCTGAATATAAAGCTATGGTACTGCAAAAGACAGGTGGTCTCTTTGGATTAGCTGTAGGCCTCATGCAGCTGTTCTCAAACTATAAAAAAGACTTAAAGCCACTCCTTAACACGCTTGGCCTCTTCTTCCAAATAAGAGATGACTATGCCAACTTGCACTCCAAAGAATATagtgaaaacaagagtttttgtGAAGACTTAACTGAGGGCAAGTTCTCGTTCCCAACCATTCATGCAATTTGGTCAAGACCTGAAAGTACTCAGGTGCAAAACATTTTACGTCAAAGGACAGAGAacatagatataaaaaaatactgtgtaCATTACCTTGAAAATGTGGGCTCCTTTGAGTACACTCGGAATACATTGAAAGAGCTTGAATCTGAAGCCTATAAGCAAATTGAATCACTTGGGGGAAACCCTGAGCTTGTCGCACTAGTTGGACAGCTTAGCAAAATgttcaaagaaactgaaaattaa